ccgttcaagtatcctttgatatagtctgatgaaggggaaggagatgatgaagttgatgttTCTGAGCATATGGACCTAGGTGGAGTCTGGTAAGTATCACAACTTGGGCTTGAACTTGATATCCATTCaaacattccacaacctttgttttcaacctataaagcaaatataatcattttataagaatacaataaaataaacattcaaatcttaaacatctgaaaaaagtttacaaaattaaattaaacaaaagattttaaaaattcatacCCCAGTTGATTGTGGACAGCACCAAAAATATCGACCATAATTTGCACTTGTT
The sequence above is drawn from the Macadamia integrifolia cultivar HAES 741 unplaced genomic scaffold, SCU_Mint_v3 scaffold2414, whole genome shotgun sequence genome and encodes:
- the LOC122066482 gene encoding uncharacterized protein LOC122066482; its protein translation is MWVDHLKMCDCGNGQCKVRTAKTSANYGRYFWCCPQSTGVENKGCGMFEWISSSSPSCDTYQTPPRSICSETSTSSSPSPSSDYIKGYLNGAIKESEGHMRMLRDVLDVVKKLDLNKNV